CATCATAGATTTCGATATGAAGAAGTTGCTTGTTCAAGATTCAGTCAGGCCTTGCAATGAAGCACAAGGTGGCCAAACTTTTACAATCTTGAACACACTATGAAGCGGTTAGGTAGAGAGAAACAAATGTAgtttttgagaaaaataaaataaaaaatcataagTGAAACAATTTAGTAATGAGAAGAGATGAAGAGGTGTAATCTAGGAAGAATGGCAAGGGGCATATGGCCCAATGTAATATGGCGGGAAACTAGAACATAATCAAGCATAGTAATGGAGATTACTGGAGACAATAATCTCTCTCTTAAAAAATCCCAATACTTATTACTTAacctttctcttcttctttggttCCTCCACACCACCACTAACCGCCATTTCGCGCCATTTCTGATGACCTCAAAACGACGTCGCATGGCCCCAAAACGCGGCCCAAGTCAGACCCACCCGAAACCCCCGCTAACGTCACTACTCCAACCACTTCTACTTCTACCCCTCCGCCTCTAAATTCCAAATCTTCCTCCCGATcccaaaaccctaaccctaattcCAATCCCAATCCCAAGGCCATTTTACTACGACGACGCAGTCCCCGTCTCGCTTCGAAGACCCCCGAGGCTGCCGCCACGAGGAGCACCCAAATCGACGGAGCGATGGATTTGTTTGGAGAGAGTGTCACGGCTATGGGGGTTGAGACCTCGAAATTGGGTTCTGGGTCGGACTCGGCGACCCGATTGAGTGGGAAAGGTTCGGGCTTTGGAGAGAAGGAGGAGGTTGGGGTTGAATTAGGGCTTAGTGGTGATTTGGGGGGAGAATagtgaggaggagaagaagaagaggaagtttGAGATGgggaatttaagagttttctgAGCTTGCGATCGGGTAAGAGAGTTGCGAAAAGAGGTGTGGATGGAGAATGTGGGAATGATTTCAGTGCTGAGAGGAGCAGAGGTGAATGTGGGAGAGAGGAAGGGAAGGGGAAGTTGGATGTGGTGGTGGTGTTGGATTCggatgaggaggaggacgATGACAAGTCTGGTGGGAATGTGGTTCGGAGTGGTGGAGGGAGTTCGACAGGGAAGAGGAAGTTGAGTGATGCAGTTGGAGTTGAAGATTCGGATGATGAAATGAGTAGGGGTGGGAATGGTGTGGTGGGCAGAAGGAAGTTTAGCAGACGAGAAAAAGGGAAGGAGAAGTTGGTTGGAGGAGGGGTGCCTGATGGTACTGACAAAGTGGAGTTGGATTTGTTGAGCTCGATGGACAATGTGGTTACGAGTGCTGCTCAGATAGGGGAGAATGTAGCATTGCAAGATGAGATGCAGGGTAGGAACAGGAATGTTAGAGAGAATGGGAGAGACTGGAACAGGAATGCTAGAGAGAATGGAGCAGATAGGAGCAGATACCTGGAACGGTTTCGGGACATAGCCAGGCAAAATGCTACTGGGTTTGCTCGTTTTGATCCTCTAGAGGAGGAGGGGAATGATATGCCTCCTCAGGCTGAGGTGGAACAAGACATCGAAGATTGGCCTGGTCCATTTTCTACTGCAATGAGGATTATGAGAGATGGGGCAGAAAAGAATAAGCAAGAGCAGAGTGCAAACAAAGGCAAGACTAAACCAGCATTGGTGAACTGGGTCCCCAGGCCTCAGGAGCAGGAACGTGCAATATCAAAGAATTTGATCCCATCATTGCAGGAGTTGTGTTTGTCTGTTCTTGCTAAGAATGCCGATGCAATAATTTCACTGGAGAGTGTTCCAGATGCTTTGAGGCACCAGCTCAGTCATCTGCTCTGTGATTCTAGAAGGATGAATACTCATTTTTTGAACTTCTTGTTCAAGGATCGCCAACATAGGTTAGCTTAAGGGATTACTCATGGTTCACAGGGGAAGAGTTTACAAAATCTTTTCAGGACTGCGACATTAGCAACTTGACGATATGTTAGTTGTTTACTTTCCTGTATAATGTTTATTGGTAATTAGTATGAGTACTCTGAAGTCTGAACTAGATAATTATATAAGGCTCACTGTCTACTGCATTGGACATAGACTTCATCGCAAAGTTTGAAGGTATTCCATTTACTGAATCTACTTATCTCAATAGTTCTGCATCTAGTATATTATGAcaccaattttctttttctttttcctttttaattgTGGCTCTTAGCACAGTTTCACGCTTGACTAGTATCGAATGATGCAAGTTAGTTATGTTTAAACTCCAGTTTTTGTTTTCAGTTATCCCTCTTGAAAGCTTTAGATTTTGCTGAATATGTCAGTTAAGTTTGAAAACATGCTTCACAACCTGCATACATGTTAACAGAAATGAGTAGGTTCTCGTTTGTGTCCCATTTCTGCTGCTTTCTTGCTAATGGGTGATATATTTGATCACTGAATGTCGACTTGCAGCTTTTTGTTCCGTATTTGAATATTTTGGATAAGGtggatttttgttttgtgaaaTTAGGTAATACAACTGGACCAATGTGGGCGTTGTCTGCCAGATTATGTATTGAATTCTACCTTAGCCCGGTCATCCAATTGCTTTCTTGCTTTAACTTCTTTGTCCCTCAGTGGTGCATGTCGTCTCTCAGATGCCGGGTTAGGTGTACTTGTTTCTTCTTCCCCTGGACTGAGATCTCTGAATCTCAGCCAGTGCTCCCTTCTCACTTCCTCAAGTATTGACACTTTAGCTAACTCATCAATGCTGAGGGAACtatattttaaatgattgCCAAAGCATTGATGCCATGCTGATTCTACCTGCCTTAAAGAAGTTTGAGCATTTGGAGGTGCTGTGGCTGCCCGGCATTGAAAATGTTTGTGATGATTTTATTGAGAAGTATATTACTGCTCGTGGCCACAATTTGAAGGAGCTTATTTTGACTGATTGCATGtaagtttttctttcttatttacACCTCTCTGTGCATAACTTTCCCGGGAAATATGTTTCTTTTATCTTTATTGTAATTCCATTGATTTTTTTGTGGATGTTCTACTTATGATAGTTAGTTCTCGATTTGCTGCAGAAATTTAACAGAATCTTCTGTGAAGGTCATAGCTGAAACCTGTTCTGGGTTATGTGCGCTTGACCTAGTTATTTGCCTAAGCTGACAGATTCTACTTTAGGATATCTTGCAAATGGTTGCCGAGAATTTCAAACATTAAAGTTTTATCGCAACTCATTCAGGTGCATCCGTaagttattattttctttgcaTTTTATGAAGTCAGTGTTAAATAAATTATTGCAATTTAGTATTTATGCTTTTATTTGGATGAGTGCATGgactttttattttgttttctagttGCACAGTTCTCTGAATGAATTTCCTGGCTTCGCTGATGTGACTAGTATAAATCATGATACTTAAATATCTCCCGGTGATAATCTAATGGAACATTTACTTTTGGTACGACAGTGATGAAGCTATTGCTGCATTCCTGCAAACTTCTGGAGAATGTTTGAGAGAACTTTCACTAAATTATATCAAGAAGGTAAGCTATGTTCTTCAGTCACATGCACAACGTGCCACAATCatcttttttttgtatgaTAATTGCATCATCCGAAGCTGATGTTTGACCATTAATATTGCATGACACCTGgatattttgaaattgaaattatgACACTCAAATCTAGCTGTACCTATTGGgttgaatgagtttgtgtgAGCCTGGTTTACATAGCCAGAGTCATATGTTCTTAGATTATGATTGTCGACTGGGTGGTTCTTTTCAGGTTGGAGAGAACACAGCCGTATCACTAGCTAGATATTCAAGGAGCTTACATTGTCTGGATCTATCTTGGTGCCGGAACTTGACAGATGAGGCCCTGGGTTTGATTGTGGACTGCTGCCTCTCTTTGAAGATGTTAAAACTTTTTGGATGCACTCAGGTATGTACAAGCATACAGCCATTATTATTGTCACCATTCTGACTTGAAATCTGTAACATGCTGAGATGAATTCATAGAAAGATAGTGCTAACTAAACTAATGTGTTgggatttctttttttttttaatatcaaGTGGTGCTTCTTGCAGATTACAGACTTATTTCTGTGTGGCCACTCAAATCCGGAGGTAAAGATCATTGGCGTGAGAATGTCTCCAATATTGAAAAATGTTGAGATGCCTGATCCTGCAGCAGGTCCATTGCACTATTCAGCAGTCCCTTCAACTTAATTTCAGTTTGGATCATCTTCATTTGGAAGCCGAATCAAGTGCGATCGTAATGTTCACATACTTGACTCAGTCTTGCCTTCAAAATGAATAGCTTTTGTAAAATGAACAGAGTGCTTTTAGTGCATGTATAATCGAGAAGAGGTGGAAAGGTCAGCATATTGTAAGCATTTCATACGAACCAAGTGGAATTCCTTCTTTTCAAACCTTTATTTGAGGAATTTGATGACCAGTTTCCTGATCGAATTTTTGTGGTTGGTTCTCATTTTTAACCTTAACCCTTTTAGCCTTTATGATGAGAAACCTTGTTGCTTGGGTAGCCATCCGACGAGTGAAAGTTGGAAACTATTTTACCCCTTAGCAACTGCTCACTTTaataaagaaagagaaagagaacaaTTACTTAGCCACCAGTCAAGCAGATGAAGCAGGCTTCTTTGGAAAAGCAACAAAGTAAAAGTAGAAAAGAGACATATTCCAGATTTGACATTATTAAACTGTTTTTTCATTTACGGGGAGAAGAAGAATCATTAGCTTAAATATTCAGGCCAAAATCTTAAATTAAACAAGAACTACAACTGCTTCTGCTTATTATTAGTATTGTAGCTGAAGAACATACATAGTCCAATGGCACTTCCAGACAGGGAAATGACACAATTAACATTAGATGTTGATCAAAGTCCTACCACTGTTGCTGCTCGTACCACGTATCTCAGAACCGGTGGAAACCAATCTTCTGCAACAAGGACTATGTCAACCCCACATGAAAGATCTACTGAAGAATGTAAGTGTCTGATTTAGTTGTCTTCTGCTCTTTCTTCCCTAACAGTGTTTGTGCTTTTAGCTTACCACTTTTAAATGATTGTGAAATGGTTGAAGCAAACTTGGATTACTACCTACCACTGTACCATGCTGCATCCCGAGGCAATTGGGAAGATGCTAGACGGTTTCTGGAGCATGATCCTAATGCAGTCAAAGCTAAGATCTCAAATTTGTCAATGACTGCATTACATGTTGCGGCTTGTGAAGGTCACTCAGAATTCGTGGAGAAGGTAGTGAAACTTATGCCTGCGGATGAACTAGCAGCGCATGATGAGATGGGGTTCACTGCCCTCCACTATGCTGCTATAGGTGCAAACTTGAGGTCTGCCAAGGCATTGCTCAAGGAAAACCCCAAGTTGGCACAAAGTGTAGATACCATAGGAAAAACTCCACTTCACCTAGCCGCTAGCTTTGCCTCGGAGTGTAAGGAGTTGGTTTGGTATCTTTTGTTGGTAACTACAGATGAGGAACCCGGTCATCCGTTCACTGGTCCATGGGCTGCTAACCTTATGAATGTGCTTATTGCTTCAGGTTTCCACGGTAAGAACATGATTACTATGTTTAATTGTTTATCACATTGGTGTTTCTTTAATCTAATCCCTTATCCCTACATTGTTATTTTTAACAtatttagtaaaaaaaaatatattacagATATTGCTCTATATCTCCTTCAACAATATCCCAACTTGGCCACTGTTACTGACCAAGAGGACTGCACTCCTTTATATGTCTTGGCAAATAACCAATCGAACTTCCTTAGTGGCAGTAGGCTTGGATTTTGGGAAAGCTGCTTTTATCCATGTTGAGCCTCCTCTCTCATTTCTCCAATtgtacattttctttttgtgtttCTCCTGCTGATTTTAAATCAGATATGTTTCATCTGCATTTTGGTTTCAGCTATCCCTATTGACGCGGACTATAGACCACCAAACTCTGTGAGAACTTACGTAGGCAGTCACCATGACAGCGTCCAAAACCTTAACAGAATGTCAACACCAGTACAGCATGGAGGTCAGGTTCTGGAAATATGTGATTCACATGTATTTTGAGGTTTTTTGTGATGAATCTCATCTATATAGTTCAGCAATTGCATTGTTAATAAAGCTTGTTTTCCATCTTGTTCTAGTTGGGTAGAAGATGAAATCAGGGTTTACAGTTCAAAAAGGGGAACTAGTATATTTTAAAGTAAGGGTTCAGGTTTACTTTACATATTAAAATGTTCATCTTGTTAGAGATTAAAGTTTAGATAATGTGCACTGTATTGGTAATGGTCTGTGCTCACTAGAAAGTAGAAATATATAAGGAGCCATAAGATTGCCTTGTGTCAATATTAAATGGTTGTGTCCTGAATTGAATTCAAACCATTTCTGCCCTTTTCTTTCTTAgagcaaaataaaaaagctATGTCCAATTTCAATCAAGTTAAAGTAAAAGAACCCTAATACAATCTTGGTAGTTATGGAAGGCTATAATTGACACTTCTTAGAGTGGTTTGGTTCTGTGTTGCAGCTCTACATTGGTTAAGAAGACTGCTTTGTGGAGCTCTTAAACAAATAGGTAAGCCCATACAACAATATTCAGTATTCACTGCTAGTCATTGATGCTTAATTTTCGTCATTTTACTCTTTGAACTTGCAGCACCTTCTGGTTTCATGACACTCCAGGATGCAAAACTTAGGCATCACTGTGCAGAAGAACTAGTAAAGCAGTTTTGCTTAGAACTTTCACGTTCAAATAACATGTCTTGGCGTTTGAACTATATTTTGAATTCAGAGATCCTGAACATAGCCGCTCTTAATGGGATAACTGAAATCATTAGTAAACTCCTCGAGTTTTTCCCTGATCTAATATGGGCTCGGCTCAGCAACAACCAGTATTTGTTACTTCCATGTGCTATCGAGCTTCGACATGAAAAGGTTTTCCGTCTTGTATGTGATCACACTGCTCGCAGTAAATTAATGGCAATCGAGTTACTTGAATCTAGCACCATCTTGCATCTGGCAGCAAAGTTGGCACCTCCTGCCCAACTTACATCCGTATGTGGTGCAGCTCTACAAATGCAAAGAGAATTGCAGTGGTTCAAGGTATAATCTGAATTTGAAAacgaaaaaataaaatgaaaactgTCTTTTTGATTAATAGAAGTACAAACTTGACATTGCTGAAataatatttcatttttaattgTTTAGGTGGTGGAAAATCTTGTTCATCCTTATTATAAGCAGAGTAGGAACGCAGCTAAACAGACTGCTAGAGAACTATTCACCAAGGAACATGAAAACTTAGCCGACAAAGGAGAGAAATGGCTGAAAGATACTTCAAATTCTTGCATGGTTGTTGCAACTCTCATAGCTACAGTTGTTTTTGCTGCTGCTTTTACAGTTCCCGGAGGTAACGATGAAGCAGATGGGAACCCAAATTTCCTGATGAAGAAGCCATTCATATTTATGGTGTTCTTGGTTTCAGATGCAGTAGctctattttcttctctaaCTTCTGTCTTGATGTTTTTATCCATCCTAACTGCTCGGTTTGCTGAAGAAGATTTCATTGACTCATTGCCAAAGAGGTTGATCATAGGTTTGGCTGCTCTCTTCTTTGCTATAGCTGCCACAATGGTGGCCTTCGGTGCAACCATATCGATTGTGCTCAGCAAGAGGTTCAGTTGGGTTTCTATTCCGATCACTTTGCTTGCCTCTTTTCCGGTGACTCTATTTGCCCTGCTGCAGCTTCCCTTGTTTATTCAAATGGTCCGATCAACATTTGGCAACAGCATCTTATTTTGAGGACGATAACCTCGAGAGCCTACGAAAGACTTCTCTGAAGGAGCAAC
This genomic interval from Argentina anserina chromosome 1, drPotAnse1.1, whole genome shotgun sequence contains the following:
- the LOC126800314 gene encoding LOW QUALITY PROTEIN: uncharacterized protein LOC126800314 (The sequence of the model RefSeq protein was modified relative to this genomic sequence to represent the inferred CDS: inserted 2 bases in 2 codons; deleted 1 base in 1 codon; substituted 1 base at 1 genomic stop codon), yielding MSRGGNGVVGRRKFSRREKGKEKLVGGGVPDGTDKVELDLLSSMDNVVTSAAQIGENVALQDEMQGRNRNVRENGRDWNRNARENGADRSRYLERFRDIARQNATGFARFDPLEEEGNDMPPQAEVEQDIEDWPGPFSTAMRIMRDGAEKNKQEQSANKGKTKPALVNWVPRPQEQERAISKNLIPSLQELCLSVLAKNADAIISLESVPDALRHQLSHLLCDSRRMNXSFFELLVQGSPTXVSLRDYSWFTGEEFTKSFQDCDISNLTILQLDQCGRCLPDYVLNSTLARSSNCFLALTSLSLSGACRLSDAGLGVLVSSSPGLRSLNLSQCSLLTSSSIDTLANSSMLRELYLNDCQSIDAMLILPALKKFEHLEVLWLPGIENVCDDFIEKYITARGHNLKELILTDCINLTESSVKVIAETCSGLCALDLVXLPKLTDSTLGYLANGCREFQTLKFYRNSFSDEAIAAFLQTSGECLRELSLNYIKKVGENTAVSLARYSRSLHCLDLSWCRNLTDEALGLIVDCCLSLKMLKLFGCTQITDLFLCGHSNPEVKIIGVRMSPILKNVEMPDPAAGPLHYSAVPST
- the LOC126800266 gene encoding ankyrin repeat-containing protein At5g02620-like, which gives rise to MALPDREMTQLTLDVDQSPTTVAARTTYLRTGGNQSSATRTMSTPHERSTEESNLDYYLPLYHAASRGNWEDARRFLEHDPNAVKAKISNLSMTALHVAACEGHSEFVEKVVKLMPADELAAHDEMGFTALHYAAIGANLRSAKALLKENPKLAQSVDTIGKTPLHLAASFASECKELVWYLLLVTTDEEPGHPFTGPWAANLMNVLIASGFHDIALYLLQQYPNLATVTDQEDCTPLYVLANNQSNFLSGSRLGFWESCFYPSIPIDADYRPPNSVRTYVGSHHDSVQNLNRMSTPVQHGALHWLRRLLCGALKQIAPSGFMTLQDAKLRHHCAEELVKQFCLELSRSNNMSWRLNYILNSEILNIAALNGITEIISKLLEFFPDLIWARLSNNQYLLLPCAIELRHEKVFRLVCDHTARSKLMAIELLESSTILHLAAKLAPPAQLTSVCGAALQMQRELQWFKVVENLVHPYYKQSRNAAKQTARELFTKEHENLADKGEKWLKDTSNSCMVVATLIATVVFAAAFTVPGGNDEADGNPNFLMKKPFIFMVFLVSDAVALFSSLTSVLMFLSILTARFAEEDFIDSLPKRLIIGLAALFFAIAATMVAFGATISIVLSKRFSWVSIPITLLASFPVTLFALLQLPLFIQMVRSTFGNSILF